One region of Streptomyces sp. NBC_00442 genomic DNA includes:
- a CDS encoding TauD/TfdA family dioxygenase produces MTQTPHWEIAPGRPALTRISGIDTMAAATAWLRAHLPQLQADLAEHGALFLRGLPVATSEDVAQVRDVLLPRPTPYREKATPRSDFGNGVASSTDLPAPQSIRMHNENSYTLTFPGRLLFACLTAADEGGATPVADCRKVLANLPAGIVERVRATGWTLTRTYSEYVSLDWRTAFATEDPAAVDAYCAENHIAAEWQDDGRLRTRQLRPGTIVHPETGEETWFNHLAFWNEWSLDPVIREALTEEFGSDGLPFNTGVGDGIPLTEDEVASINEAYEAATVREPWQRGDLLLVDNILTSHGRDPFVGERKIAVAMGEPVDLLACRPGVLPAALPGAALSV; encoded by the coding sequence ATGACACAGACACCGCACTGGGAGATCGCCCCGGGCCGCCCGGCCCTGACCCGGATCTCCGGCATCGACACCATGGCCGCGGCCACCGCATGGCTCCGCGCCCATCTCCCCCAGCTCCAGGCGGACCTCGCCGAGCACGGCGCGCTGTTCCTGCGCGGCCTGCCGGTGGCCACCAGCGAGGACGTCGCCCAGGTCCGCGACGTCCTGCTGCCCCGCCCCACCCCGTACCGGGAAAAGGCCACCCCGCGCAGCGACTTCGGTAACGGCGTGGCCTCCTCGACCGACCTGCCGGCGCCCCAGTCGATCCGGATGCACAACGAGAACAGCTACACCCTCACCTTCCCGGGCCGCCTCCTCTTCGCCTGCCTCACCGCCGCGGACGAGGGCGGCGCCACCCCGGTGGCGGACTGCCGCAAGGTGCTGGCCAACCTGCCGGCCGGGATCGTCGAGCGCGTCCGGGCCACCGGCTGGACCCTGACCCGCACCTACTCCGAGTACGTCTCGCTCGACTGGCGCACCGCGTTCGCCACCGAGGACCCGGCGGCGGTCGACGCGTACTGCGCGGAGAACCACATCGCCGCCGAGTGGCAGGACGACGGCCGGCTGCGCACCCGCCAGCTGCGCCCCGGCACCATCGTCCACCCGGAGACCGGCGAGGAGACCTGGTTCAACCACCTCGCCTTCTGGAACGAGTGGTCCCTCGACCCGGTCATCCGCGAGGCCCTCACCGAGGAGTTCGGCTCGGACGGCCTGCCGTTCAACACCGGTGTCGGCGACGGGATCCCGCTCACCGAGGACGAGGTGGCGAGCATCAACGAGGCCTACGAGGCGGCGACGGTGCGGGAGCCCTGGCAGCGGGGCGACCTCCTGCTCGTCGACAACATCCTCACCTCGCACGGGCGCGACCCCTTCGTGGGTGAGCGAAAGATCGCCGTCGCGATGGGCGAGCCCGTCGATCTCCTCGCCTGCCGGCCCGGCGTACTGCCGGCCGCCCTGCCGGGCGCCGCCCTCTCCGTGTGA
- a CDS encoding MbtH family protein, giving the protein MSNPFEDENGTYRVLVNEENQHSLWPSWIDVPAGWTVVFGEDTRQACLAHIEENWTDIRPASLVAALAG; this is encoded by the coding sequence ATGTCGAACCCCTTCGAGGACGAGAACGGCACCTACCGGGTCCTGGTCAACGAGGAGAACCAGCACTCGCTCTGGCCGAGCTGGATCGACGTACCGGCCGGCTGGACGGTCGTCTTCGGCGAGGACACCCGCCAGGCCTGCCTCGCCCACATCGAGGAGAACTGGACCGACATCCGCCCCGCGAGCCTCGTCGCCGCGCTGGCCGGCTGA
- a CDS encoding thioesterase II family protein: protein MNGPRPRVEGDWLFVPAPQEHRPYRLFCFPHAGGDATAFTRLAHRLAPAAEVWALRMPARGGRGRHPMPATFDLLVRTVVDVLRPHLGGRFGFYGQSFGSLLAYEVARALPEDRRPDAVVAASASPPDEWGGPPQPQRAAEDLLRLAGMGELIAAEPELRDMALRAIRADLAVLGTYRHHGAPPLGADLYAIAGDADPMLDPDRLAGWSRHTTGGFGLTVVRGGHLLATVEQPGPVDVLTSVIGRERARRGAPEGTPNFRSAA from the coding sequence GTGAACGGCCCCCGCCCCCGCGTCGAAGGGGACTGGCTCTTCGTGCCGGCCCCGCAGGAGCACCGCCCGTACCGGCTGTTCTGCTTCCCGCACGCCGGCGGTGACGCCACCGCCTTCACCCGCCTCGCGCACCGCCTGGCGCCGGCCGCCGAGGTCTGGGCGCTGCGGATGCCCGCGCGCGGCGGGCGCGGGCGGCATCCGATGCCCGCCACGTTCGACCTGCTCGTGCGCACCGTCGTCGACGTCCTGCGCCCGCACCTGGGCGGCCGCTTCGGTTTCTACGGGCAGAGCTTCGGCTCGCTGCTCGCCTACGAGGTGGCGCGCGCGCTGCCCGAGGACCGGCGCCCGGACGCGGTGGTCGCCGCGTCCGCCTCCCCGCCCGACGAGTGGGGCGGCCCCCCGCAGCCGCAACGCGCCGCGGAGGACCTGCTGCGCCTCGCCGGCATGGGCGAACTCATCGCCGCGGAACCGGAGTTGAGGGACATGGCGCTGCGCGCCATCCGTGCCGACCTGGCCGTGCTCGGCACCTACCGGCACCACGGCGCCCCGCCGCTCGGTGCCGATCTGTACGCGATCGCCGGTGACGCCGACCCGATGCTCGACCCCGACCGCCTCGCGGGCTGGTCGCGGCACACCACCGGCGGCTTCGGGCTCACGGTGGTCCGCGGCGGCCACCTGCTGGCGACCGTGGAACAGCCTGGCCCGGTCGACGTCCTGACCTCGGTCATCGGGCGCGAGCGCGCCCGGCGCGGTGCGCCCGAGGGCACGCCGAACTTCCGCTCAGCTGCCTGA